Proteins found in one Microbacterium sp. LWS13-1.2 genomic segment:
- a CDS encoding alanine racemase encodes MSLDLLSTPTAKKPWAHPASYWGAMTQALAEISGPVAAINAAALRYNALDLVVRAGGVPIRVASKSVRVREVLDAVLALPGYAGVLAFTLPEALWLAETMDDIVLGYPTVDRAAIAALAADETAAARITLMVDDLAQLDLVDAIAAPSARPEIRIAIDADASWRAPALGHIGVLRSPVHEAAEVAALARSIAARPGFRLVGLMMYEAQIAGQGDATGSGDAVIRWMQRRSAAELLDRRAAIVAALRDIAPLEFVNGGGTGSLELTASDQSVTEVTAGSGLLAGHLFDGYRAFDPAPAAAFGLEVVRKPAPDVATVLGGGWIASGPALESRQPRAVWPAQLRMAPREGAGEVQTPLRGDAARDLRIGDRLWFRHSKSGELAERVAAYHLVDGDERVGELPTYRGEGKAFL; translated from the coding sequence ATGAGTCTCGATCTGCTGTCCACACCCACGGCGAAGAAGCCCTGGGCCCATCCCGCGTCCTACTGGGGCGCGATGACCCAAGCCCTCGCCGAGATCAGCGGCCCCGTCGCCGCCATCAACGCCGCGGCCCTGCGCTACAACGCCCTCGATCTGGTCGTGCGGGCGGGAGGCGTCCCCATCCGCGTGGCGAGCAAGTCGGTGCGGGTCCGCGAGGTCCTCGACGCGGTGCTGGCGTTGCCGGGCTACGCGGGCGTCCTCGCCTTCACCCTTCCCGAGGCGCTGTGGCTCGCTGAGACCATGGACGACATCGTCCTCGGCTACCCGACGGTCGACCGCGCGGCGATCGCCGCCCTCGCAGCCGACGAGACCGCCGCCGCACGCATCACCCTGATGGTCGACGACCTCGCCCAGCTCGACCTGGTCGACGCCATCGCCGCGCCGAGCGCGCGGCCTGAGATCCGGATCGCCATCGACGCGGACGCTTCGTGGCGTGCGCCCGCGCTCGGTCACATCGGCGTGCTGCGCTCGCCCGTGCACGAGGCGGCGGAGGTGGCCGCGCTGGCGCGTTCGATCGCCGCACGCCCCGGCTTCCGGCTCGTCGGCCTGATGATGTATGAGGCCCAGATCGCCGGTCAGGGCGATGCGACGGGGTCGGGTGATGCCGTCATCCGGTGGATGCAGCGCCGCTCGGCCGCTGAACTGCTCGACCGCCGCGCCGCCATCGTCGCCGCCCTGCGCGACATCGCGCCCCTCGAGTTCGTCAACGGCGGAGGGACCGGGTCGCTCGAGCTGACGGCATCCGATCAGTCCGTGACCGAGGTGACCGCCGGAAGCGGACTGCTCGCCGGCCACCTCTTCGACGGCTACCGCGCCTTCGACCCGGCGCCGGCGGCGGCCTTCGGGCTGGAGGTCGTGCGCAAGCCGGCCCCCGACGTGGCCACCGTGCTCGGCGGCGGGTGGATCGCTTCGGGGCCCGCTCTCGAATCGCGCCAGCCGCGTGCCGTCTGGCCGGCGCAGCTGCGCATGGCGCCCCGTGAGGGCGCCGGCGAGGTGCAGACACCGCTGCGCGGGGACGCGGCACGCGACCTGCGGATCGGCGACCGCCTCTGGTTCCGCCACTCGAAGAGCGGAGAGCTCGCCGAGCGCGTCGCCGCGTACCACCTCGTCGACGGCGACGAGCGCGTCGGCGAGCTGCCGACGTACCGCGGCGAGGGGAAGGCGTTCCTGTGA
- a CDS encoding FAD-dependent oxidoreductase, translating to MPKILIVGGGYAGFYTAWKLEKHLRKGEAEVTIVDPLPYMTYQPFLPEVAAGSIEARHSVVALRRHLKRTNVVAAKVTGINHAGKVATITPIAGEPYEFEYDQIVVTAGAVSRTFPIPGIADNAIGLKTIEEAVAIRDRLMSNFDKASTLPPGPDRDRLLTVVVVGGGFAGIEVFAELRSLASSLVKSYPQITFDDTHFHLIEAMSRIMPEVSLKTSEWVLKNLAQRGASVHLDTQVTGAVGGNIELSTGETIPSDLIIWTAGVMANPTVVRGGDLPVEERGRIRTRADLRVGSEDEIVEGAWAAGDVSAVPDLTGGGVGGYCVPNAQHAVRQAKLLAKNLVGVLRGELPREYYHKNLGAVAGLGLWVGVFQSGKLALKGPIAWLAHRGYHGLAMPSWERKWRVLWGWWNNFWLGRDMVNLSTVQNPRYVFEEFAARPRPPQPVEAPVETAAVAAPAKKAPARKPAAKAADAEKVAAK from the coding sequence GTGCCCAAGATCCTCATCGTCGGTGGCGGATACGCAGGCTTCTACACGGCCTGGAAGCTCGAGAAGCATCTGCGCAAGGGCGAGGCGGAAGTGACGATCGTCGATCCGCTGCCCTACATGACCTACCAGCCGTTCCTCCCGGAGGTCGCGGCCGGCTCGATCGAGGCGCGCCACTCCGTCGTGGCCCTGCGCCGCCACCTCAAGCGCACCAACGTCGTGGCTGCCAAGGTGACCGGCATCAACCACGCCGGCAAGGTCGCCACGATCACCCCGATCGCCGGCGAGCCGTACGAGTTCGAGTACGACCAGATCGTCGTCACCGCCGGCGCGGTCTCGCGCACCTTCCCGATCCCGGGAATCGCCGACAACGCCATTGGGCTGAAGACGATCGAAGAGGCCGTCGCCATCCGCGACAGGCTGATGTCGAACTTCGACAAGGCGTCGACGCTTCCTCCCGGTCCCGACCGCGATCGCCTCCTCACCGTCGTGGTGGTCGGCGGCGGGTTCGCCGGCATCGAGGTGTTCGCCGAGCTTCGTTCGCTCGCCTCGTCGCTGGTCAAGAGCTACCCGCAGATCACGTTCGACGACACGCACTTCCACCTCATCGAGGCGATGAGCCGCATCATGCCCGAGGTGTCGCTGAAGACGAGCGAGTGGGTGCTCAAGAACCTCGCCCAGCGCGGCGCATCGGTCCACCTCGACACGCAGGTCACCGGTGCCGTGGGCGGCAACATCGAGCTCTCCACGGGCGAGACCATCCCCAGCGACCTCATCATCTGGACCGCCGGCGTCATGGCGAACCCCACGGTGGTGCGCGGCGGCGACCTCCCCGTCGAAGAGCGCGGTCGCATCCGCACCCGCGCCGACCTGCGGGTGGGCAGCGAGGACGAGATCGTCGAGGGTGCCTGGGCGGCCGGCGACGTGTCGGCCGTGCCCGACCTCACCGGTGGCGGCGTGGGCGGCTACTGCGTGCCCAACGCCCAGCACGCAGTGCGCCAGGCGAAGCTCCTCGCGAAGAACCTCGTGGGCGTGCTGCGCGGCGAGCTGCCGCGCGAGTACTACCACAAGAACCTCGGCGCCGTCGCGGGCCTCGGCCTCTGGGTCGGTGTGTTCCAGTCGGGCAAGCTCGCGCTCAAGGGACCCATCGCGTGGCTCGCGCACCGCGGCTACCACGGCCTGGCGATGCCGTCGTGGGAGCGCAAGTGGCGCGTGCTGTGGGGCTGGTGGAACAACTTCTGGCTCGGCCGCGACATGGTGAACCTGTCGACGGTGCAGAACCCTCGTTACGTGTTCGAAGAGTTCGCAGCGCGTCCGCGTCCGCCGCAGCCGGTCGAGGCGCCGGTCGAGACCGCCGCCGTGGCTGCGCCGGCCAAGAAGGCCCCTGCGCGCAAGCCCGCTGCGAAGGCCGCCGACGCCGAGAAGGTCGCCGCGAAGTAG
- a CDS encoding S8 family serine peptidase: MIRRALAAVASAAVAATLVAVGPMAAQAAPAEEDPIRAAEYWLDDYGVEKAWETTRGAGVKIAIIDTGIGRGPVEFDGAVAGGTDVSGVGSSDGRTPLGAVDADHGSWVASLAAGRGTGPATGMIGVAPEAQLLSVSVAFGSSAQRPFADQIADAIRWSVDNGADVINMSLTTNVPDWPESWDDAFLYAFDHDVVVVVAAGNRGSGTTRVGAPATIPGVLTVGGVDRSGKASVDASTQGITIGVSAPSEELVGVSADSTLVSWDGTSGAAPIVAGIAALVRAAHPDLDAANVINRIVKTARPAAGATAVPDVLYGYGLVDAAAAVTAGLPTVTANPMGSLEDWVRLYRRAPVAPMPEEAAPSVEVPALPDADAATRVSSPLLPDRDTVVYGSLPLLLVTATAILVALGVTAAVRRIRLASRAPSR, encoded by the coding sequence ATGATCCGCCGCGCCCTCGCCGCCGTCGCGTCGGCGGCCGTCGCCGCGACGCTGGTCGCAGTGGGGCCCATGGCCGCCCAGGCGGCTCCCGCCGAGGAAGACCCGATCCGTGCCGCAGAGTACTGGCTGGACGACTACGGCGTAGAGAAGGCGTGGGAGACCACACGCGGCGCCGGCGTGAAGATCGCCATCATCGACACCGGCATCGGCCGCGGCCCGGTCGAGTTCGACGGTGCCGTCGCCGGCGGCACGGATGTCTCGGGGGTCGGCTCGTCCGACGGGCGCACGCCCCTGGGTGCAGTCGACGCCGATCACGGCAGCTGGGTCGCGTCGCTCGCGGCCGGCCGGGGCACCGGCCCCGCCACCGGCATGATCGGCGTCGCGCCCGAGGCGCAGCTGCTGTCGGTATCGGTCGCCTTCGGCTCGTCCGCGCAGCGGCCTTTCGCCGACCAGATCGCCGACGCGATCCGCTGGTCGGTCGACAACGGCGCCGACGTCATCAACATGTCGCTCACCACGAACGTCCCAGATTGGCCCGAGAGCTGGGACGACGCCTTCCTCTACGCCTTCGACCACGACGTCGTCGTCGTGGTCGCCGCCGGCAACCGGGGGAGCGGCACGACCCGTGTGGGTGCGCCGGCGACCATCCCCGGCGTGCTCACCGTGGGTGGTGTGGACCGCTCCGGGAAGGCCAGTGTCGACGCGTCCACACAGGGCATCACCATCGGCGTCTCGGCTCCCAGCGAGGAGCTCGTCGGCGTGTCGGCCGACTCGACGCTGGTCTCGTGGGACGGCACGAGCGGCGCCGCCCCGATCGTCGCCGGCATCGCGGCGCTGGTCCGCGCCGCGCACCCCGACCTCGATGCCGCGAACGTCATCAACCGCATCGTCAAGACCGCCCGTCCCGCCGCGGGTGCGACCGCCGTGCCCGATGTGCTGTACGGCTATGGACTGGTGGATGCCGCCGCCGCCGTGACGGCCGGCCTCCCCACGGTGACCGCCAACCCGATGGGCAGCCTCGAGGACTGGGTGCGGCTGTATCGCCGGGCCCCCGTCGCGCCCATGCCGGAGGAGGCGGCGCCGAGCGTCGAGGTTCCGGCGCTCCCCGACGCGGATGCCGCGACGCGCGTCTCCTCGCCGCTGCTGCCGGACCGGGACACCGTGGTGTACGGCAGCCTGCCGCTCCTGTTGGTCACAGCGACGGCTATACTGGTGGCGCTCGGCGTCACCGCTGCTGTCCGACGCATCCGATTGGCGTCCCGCGCGCCGAGCCGCTGA
- a CDS encoding DUF501 domain-containing protein, whose product MTTPPYPPVSDADMAVLREQLGRPARGVVGIAARCVCGNPTVVATSPRLPDGSPFPTFYYLTHPAATAAMSVLEADHVMRELSDVLAADEEVAAAYRLAHEAYLRDRSAFGEVEEIAGISAGGMPTRVKCLHALAGHALAAGPGINPIGDRALALSSWSPERCVCAQPGSGG is encoded by the coding sequence GTGACGACCCCGCCATACCCCCCTGTCAGCGATGCCGACATGGCCGTGCTTCGCGAACAGCTCGGTCGCCCGGCTCGCGGAGTCGTGGGGATCGCGGCGCGCTGCGTGTGCGGCAACCCCACCGTGGTGGCCACGTCGCCGCGGCTTCCCGACGGCTCGCCGTTCCCCACGTTCTACTACCTGACGCACCCGGCCGCGACCGCCGCGATGTCGGTCCTCGAGGCAGACCACGTCATGCGAGAGCTCTCCGACGTGCTGGCCGCCGACGAGGAGGTCGCCGCGGCGTACCGGCTCGCGCATGAGGCGTACCTGCGGGACCGCTCCGCATTCGGCGAGGTGGAGGAGATCGCCGGCATCTCGGCCGGGGGCATGCCGACGCGCGTCAAGTGCCTCCACGCGCTCGCGGGCCACGCCCTCGCCGCGGGGCCCGGGATCAATCCGATCGGTGACCGCGCGCTCGCGCTGTCGTCGTGGTCGCCCGAGCGCTGCGTGTGCGCGCAGCCGGGATCGGGCGGATGA
- a CDS encoding septum formation initiator family protein yields MSARRPVDVRGWLGGIRLSGFMVIMMGLVVLAAFVLVPTIGTYVDQRQQVAALEAAVQLSRDEVADLESQRERWQDPAYITTQARERLYYVKPGEVVYLVDDDLPPELAPQEQEPVSDELEAADADWMSKLVRSVTEAGLAQTVAPVTIGVPDPEPSPTPTP; encoded by the coding sequence GTGAGCGCGCGACGCCCCGTCGATGTACGTGGCTGGCTCGGCGGCATCCGCCTCTCGGGCTTCATGGTGATCATGATGGGCCTGGTCGTGCTCGCCGCCTTCGTGCTCGTTCCCACCATCGGCACCTATGTCGACCAGCGTCAGCAGGTGGCCGCGCTCGAGGCGGCCGTGCAGCTCAGCCGTGACGAGGTGGCCGACCTCGAGTCCCAGCGCGAGCGCTGGCAGGACCCCGCCTACATCACCACCCAGGCGCGCGAGCGGCTGTACTACGTCAAGCCCGGCGAGGTCGTCTACCTCGTCGACGACGACCTGCCGCCCGAACTCGCGCCCCAGGAGCAGGAGCCGGTGAGCGACGAGCTCGAGGCTGCCGACGCGGACTGGATGTCGAAGCTCGTCCGCTCGGTGACCGAGGCAGGGCTCGCCCAGACCGTGGCGCCGGTGACCATCGGCGTGCCCGACCCCGAACCCTCGCCCACGCCGACGCCCTGA
- the eno gene encoding phosphopyruvate hydratase, giving the protein MAQIEAVGAREILDSRGNPTVEVEVLLDDGIVQRAAVPSGASTGAFEAYELRDGDKTRYSGKGVLKAVAAVIDELGPAIEGVEASEQRVIDEILIATDGTENKSRTGANAILGISLAVAKAAADSADLPLFRYLGGPNAHVLPVPLFNVINGGEHADNGIDFQEYFLAPIGADTYAESLRWGTEVYHVLKGELKAAGFATGLGDEGGFAPDLPSNREGLDFLIQAIEKAGFTPGTDIGVGLDVAATEFFKDGVYTVEGKAWSAEQLTDYYADLVANYPVVTIEDALAEDDWDAWKALTDKIGTKVQLVGDDLFVTNPERLQRGIDLGVANALLVKVNQIGTLSETLDAIALATQNGYRSMLSHRSGETEDTTIADLAVAVNAGQIKTGAPARSERVAKYNQLLRIEEELGEAAVFAGRGAFPRFKG; this is encoded by the coding sequence GTGGCACAGATCGAGGCTGTAGGCGCCCGCGAGATCCTCGACTCGCGTGGAAACCCGACCGTCGAGGTGGAGGTGCTGCTGGACGACGGTATCGTCCAGCGCGCGGCCGTGCCGTCCGGCGCGTCGACCGGAGCCTTCGAGGCGTACGAGCTGCGTGACGGCGACAAGACCCGCTACAGCGGCAAGGGCGTTCTGAAGGCCGTCGCCGCCGTCATCGACGAGCTCGGCCCCGCGATCGAAGGCGTCGAGGCGAGCGAGCAGCGCGTCATCGACGAGATCCTCATCGCCACGGACGGCACCGAGAACAAGTCGCGCACCGGCGCCAACGCGATCCTGGGCATCTCGCTCGCGGTCGCCAAGGCCGCCGCCGACTCGGCCGACCTTCCGCTGTTCCGCTACCTCGGCGGACCGAACGCGCACGTCCTGCCCGTGCCGCTGTTCAACGTCATCAACGGCGGCGAGCACGCCGACAACGGCATCGACTTCCAGGAGTACTTCCTCGCGCCGATCGGCGCCGACACGTACGCCGAGTCGCTGCGCTGGGGCACCGAGGTGTACCACGTCCTCAAGGGCGAGCTGAAGGCCGCGGGCTTCGCGACCGGACTCGGCGACGAGGGCGGGTTCGCCCCCGACCTTCCCAGCAACCGCGAGGGCCTCGACTTCCTGATCCAGGCGATCGAGAAGGCAGGCTTCACCCCCGGCACCGACATCGGCGTCGGCCTCGACGTCGCGGCGACCGAGTTCTTCAAGGACGGCGTCTACACCGTCGAGGGCAAGGCATGGTCGGCCGAGCAGCTGACCGACTACTACGCCGACCTCGTCGCGAACTACCCCGTCGTCACGATCGAGGACGCCCTCGCGGAGGACGACTGGGACGCATGGAAGGCTCTCACCGACAAGATCGGCACGAAGGTGCAGCTCGTCGGCGACGACCTCTTCGTCACCAACCCCGAGCGCCTCCAGCGTGGCATCGACCTCGGCGTCGCCAACGCGCTGCTGGTGAAGGTCAACCAGATCGGCACGCTGTCCGAGACGCTGGACGCCATCGCTCTGGCCACCCAGAACGGCTACCGTTCGATGCTCTCGCACCGCTCGGGCGAGACCGAGGACACCACGATCGCCGACCTCGCGGTCGCCGTCAACGCGGGTCAGATCAAGACCGGCGCGCCCGCCCGCAGCGAGCGCGTGGCGAAATACAATCAGCTTCTGCGCATCGAAGAGGAGCTCGGTGAGGCCGCGGTGTTCGCGGGCCGCGGAGCTTTCCCCCGGTTCAAGGGCTGA
- a CDS encoding O-methyltransferase, translating into MAAPTPDTWPTPEKWSRVDEYLTELLVGHDPDLERAVADQQNAGLPAIEVAPVNGKLLHLMARISGARRVLEVGTLAAYSTIWLARGIPGDGRVVTIEAEPRNAELARANLDRAGVGEKVEIRLGRGADVLPTLEGDEPFDLVFIDADKESNTIYLDWAARLGRPGTVVMVDNTVRGGEVANPATENPQIIGVQRGLEMLGRDPRFDATAIQTLDAKGYDGIAIALVV; encoded by the coding sequence ATGGCGGCACCCACACCTGACACCTGGCCCACCCCCGAGAAGTGGTCCCGCGTCGACGAGTACCTGACGGAGCTGCTCGTCGGCCACGATCCCGACCTCGAGCGCGCGGTCGCGGACCAGCAGAACGCGGGACTCCCGGCGATCGAGGTCGCACCGGTCAACGGCAAGCTGCTGCACCTCATGGCGCGGATCTCGGGAGCGCGCCGGGTGCTCGAGGTGGGCACGCTCGCCGCCTACTCGACGATCTGGCTGGCCCGCGGCATCCCCGGCGACGGACGCGTCGTGACGATCGAAGCGGAGCCCCGCAACGCGGAGCTGGCGCGCGCGAACCTCGATCGCGCCGGGGTCGGCGAGAAGGTCGAGATCAGGCTCGGTCGTGGCGCCGACGTCCTGCCCACCCTTGAAGGCGACGAGCCGTTCGACCTGGTCTTCATCGACGCCGACAAGGAATCGAACACGATCTACCTCGACTGGGCGGCGCGACTGGGCCGGCCGGGCACCGTCGTGATGGTCGACAACACCGTGCGCGGCGGCGAGGTCGCCAATCCCGCGACCGAGAATCCGCAGATCATCGGTGTGCAGCGCGGTCTCGAGATGCTCGGCCGCGACCCCCGCTTCGATGCCACGGCCATCCAGACGCTCGACGCGAAGGGCTACGACGGCATCGCGATCGCGCTGGTCGTCTGA
- a CDS encoding DUF1648 domain-containing protein, with protein sequence MTVDGTAPSRPALRRFMLVAVWLPVALVVLAVAVQLLLLPQVPATIAVHWNASGEADRFAPAWTQPIATVVFGLGVPVLIALTSRPGLRRGDHGPTYSLMGATAAAVSAMVSVALTWTLAMQAGLDGSADAPAVWPALVASLAAAAVVGVAAWFLQPREEWADAAIPPARPLALSSHEQALWMRTTSIARGAAIAIFAGVLVIAVSAAVAGVTGADPLLVWLLVGTAVLLLALAATTLAFHVRVDDGGLHVESVLGIPRFHVPLADIESAARVDVDPMGEFGGWGLRLSTGRRFGVVLRAGAAIEVLRRSGKRFVVTVDDAATGAALLEALANRAAARP encoded by the coding sequence GTGACCGTTGATGGCACAGCCCCGTCCCGCCCCGCCCTGCGCCGATTCATGCTGGTCGCCGTGTGGCTCCCCGTCGCGCTCGTCGTGCTCGCCGTCGCCGTGCAGCTGCTGCTGCTGCCGCAGGTGCCCGCCACGATCGCCGTCCACTGGAACGCCTCCGGCGAGGCGGACCGGTTCGCACCCGCGTGGACGCAGCCGATCGCGACCGTCGTCTTCGGCCTCGGCGTGCCGGTGCTCATCGCCCTCACGTCCCGCCCGGGTCTCCGTCGGGGCGATCACGGACCCACCTACAGCCTGATGGGCGCCACGGCCGCCGCGGTGTCGGCGATGGTGAGCGTGGCGCTGACATGGACGCTCGCGATGCAGGCGGGGCTCGACGGCTCCGCCGACGCGCCCGCGGTGTGGCCCGCCCTCGTCGCGTCGCTCGCCGCGGCGGCCGTCGTCGGCGTGGCGGCGTGGTTCCTCCAGCCTCGTGAGGAGTGGGCGGATGCCGCGATCCCGCCGGCGAGGCCGCTCGCCCTCTCGTCGCACGAGCAGGCGCTGTGGATGCGGACGACCAGCATCGCCCGCGGCGCCGCGATCGCCATCTTCGCGGGGGTGCTCGTCATCGCCGTATCGGCCGCGGTGGCGGGGGTGACCGGCGCGGATCCGCTGCTGGTGTGGCTCCTCGTGGGAACCGCGGTGCTGCTCCTGGCGCTCGCGGCCACCACGCTCGCCTTCCACGTCCGCGTCGACGACGGCGGTCTGCACGTCGAGTCGGTGCTCGGCATCCCGCGATTCCACGTGCCGCTGGCCGACATCGAATCGGCCGCGCGCGTCGACGTGGATCCGATGGGCGAGTTCGGCGGCTGGGGTCTGCGTCTGTCGACCGGGAGGCGCTTCGGCGTGGTGCTGCGCGCCGGGGCGGCGATCGAGGTGCTCCGCCGCAGCGGCAAGCGGTTCGTCGTCACCGTGGACGACGCGGCGACGGGCGCCGCGCTTCTCGAGGCGCTGGCGAACCGGGCGGCTGCGAGGCCTTGA
- a CDS encoding GntR family transcriptional regulator, protein MLLRIDPESDAPLFAQIAASVRADAAAGRVRPGDRLPAARDIAAALGVNVHTVLHAYQDLRDEGLIELRRGRGAVVTSQASTLEDLRHDIHDLVARARAAGLSSDALAALVKEIARDR, encoded by the coding sequence ATGCTCCTCCGCATCGATCCTGAGAGTGACGCCCCGCTGTTCGCGCAGATCGCCGCCTCGGTGCGGGCGGATGCCGCAGCCGGGCGCGTGCGGCCCGGCGACCGGCTTCCGGCGGCACGCGACATCGCCGCCGCCCTCGGGGTCAACGTGCACACCGTGCTGCACGCCTATCAGGACCTGCGCGACGAAGGCCTCATCGAGCTCCGCCGCGGTCGCGGCGCCGTCGTGACCTCCCAGGCCAGCACGCTCGAGGACCTCCGCCACGACATCCACGACCTCGTCGCGCGGGCGCGCGCGGCGGGACTCTCATCCGACGCCCTCGCCGCCCTTGTGAAGGAGATCGCCCGTGACCGTTGA
- a CDS encoding DUF4442 domain-containing protein, translating to MRVTPRRLALGMSLWIPNLFSGIRVRRFADDWTSATVELHVNVFTRNYVKTAFGGSMSAMTDPYYFMLVMHQLGRDYVVWDTRGEIEFVKPGRGVLTARFEVPREKAEELRERAHGGAKVLEWFETDITDAEGEVVARVRREVYVREKKRVTATKIAPHHVQSEDAPQRAR from the coding sequence ATGCGTGTGACCCCCCGACGCCTCGCTCTCGGCATGAGCCTGTGGATCCCCAACCTGTTCAGCGGCATCCGCGTGCGGAGGTTCGCCGACGACTGGACGAGCGCCACCGTCGAACTGCACGTCAACGTCTTCACCCGCAACTACGTAAAGACGGCGTTCGGCGGGTCGATGTCGGCGATGACCGACCCGTACTACTTCATGCTCGTGATGCATCAGCTCGGCCGCGACTACGTCGTCTGGGACACCCGCGGCGAGATCGAGTTCGTGAAGCCCGGTCGCGGCGTGCTCACGGCCCGGTTCGAGGTGCCGCGCGAGAAGGCCGAAGAGCTCCGCGAGCGCGCCCACGGCGGCGCCAAGGTGCTGGAGTGGTTCGAGACCGACATCACGGATGCCGAGGGCGAGGTCGTCGCCCGCGTGCGGCGCGAGGTCTACGTCCGCGAGAAGAAGCGGGTCACCGCGACGAAGATCGCGCCGCACCACGTGCAGAGCGAGGATGCGCCTCAGCGCGCGCGGTAG
- a CDS encoding helix-turn-helix domain-containing protein: MTDPTRGVLYPERLPRFTRLAPPAAASDLVEWFWFPEWGLPDGVESRQPILGYPAANLAVEPCGVTLWGATTRTSERVLRGSGWAAGAVLKPAAFMRLHDAPSELVDAHTVLDEPELERTVSAAMPDLGAAAAVVSRWLSERVGPLTPEGRLANAMAELLTSDAEVHRVDDAAERLKVSVRTLQRLAHRTVGVSPAAMIRRRRLQEAAQRVRDDPDAALADIAAELGYADQAHLANDFRAVLGFTASDYRAR, encoded by the coding sequence GTGACGGATCCGACGCGCGGTGTGCTGTACCCCGAGCGCCTGCCGCGCTTCACGCGGCTCGCGCCGCCGGCGGCGGCATCCGATCTGGTGGAATGGTTCTGGTTCCCGGAATGGGGCCTGCCCGACGGCGTCGAATCGCGCCAGCCGATCCTCGGCTATCCGGCGGCGAATCTCGCCGTGGAGCCGTGCGGCGTCACGCTGTGGGGCGCCACGACGCGGACGTCCGAGCGAGTGCTCCGGGGGAGCGGCTGGGCCGCGGGCGCCGTGCTGAAGCCCGCCGCCTTCATGCGGCTGCACGATGCGCCGAGCGAACTGGTCGACGCGCACACCGTGCTGGACGAGCCGGAACTCGAGCGGACCGTGTCTGCGGCGATGCCCGATCTCGGGGCCGCGGCCGCGGTCGTGTCGCGGTGGCTGAGCGAGCGCGTCGGTCCGCTGACGCCCGAGGGTCGCCTCGCGAACGCGATGGCGGAGCTCCTGACGTCGGATGCGGAGGTCCACCGCGTCGACGATGCCGCGGAGCGTCTCAAGGTCTCGGTGCGCACGCTGCAGCGACTCGCCCACCGCACGGTCGGAGTGTCGCCGGCCGCGATGATCCGACGCCGGCGGCTGCAGGAGGCGGCGCAGCGCGTGCGCGACGATCCGGATGCCGCTCTGGCCGACATCGCGGCGGAGCTCGGCTACGCCGACCAGGCGCACCTCGCGAACGACTTCCGCGCGGTGCTGGGTTTCACCGCTTCGGACTACCGCGCGCGCTGA
- a CDS encoding VOC family protein, protein MTTENTTGVTGAHTTNGRPHGATTLTPFLAIRGAKQALEFYRDVFGARVTDVTEFDGAVVHAGLDFGLGILQLGEPSPAYGLVAPPDGDEDCYSIGIYVPDVDAVTARAVAAGATVREEPSTFVSGDRYASVRDPFGVRWSIMTRVEDLSEEESAARVAEWAASVSTG, encoded by the coding sequence ATGACCACGGAGAACACCACCGGCGTGACCGGTGCCCACACCACCAACGGCCGCCCGCACGGGGCGACGACCCTCACCCCCTTCCTCGCGATCCGCGGGGCGAAGCAGGCGCTCGAGTTCTATCGCGACGTCTTCGGCGCGCGCGTGACCGACGTCACCGAGTTCGACGGCGCGGTCGTGCACGCCGGGCTCGACTTCGGGCTCGGCATCCTGCAGCTGGGCGAGCCGTCCCCCGCCTACGGGCTGGTCGCACCGCCTGACGGCGACGAGGACTGCTACTCGATCGGCATCTACGTGCCCGACGTCGATGCCGTCACGGCCCGCGCGGTGGCCGCCGGCGCGACGGTGCGCGAGGAGCCCTCGACGTTCGTGTCGGGGGACCGCTATGCGAGCGTGCGCGATCCGTTCGGCGTGCGCTGGTCGATCATGACGCGCGTCGAGGACCTCTCCGAAGAGGAGAGCGCTGCCCGCGTCGCCGAATGGGCGGCGTCCGTCAGCACCGGCTGA